The Deltaproteobacteria bacterium sequence TCGCACTGCTCGCTGCCTGTGATAACGCCGTCACCACAGTTGGAGAATTGGCAGTCATTCGGGCAGAAGTCGTTGTTGTTTGTGTTGCCATCATCGCATTGTTCGTCGCTATCTTGGATGCCATCGCCACAAATAGGCAGGGAGCAATCGTTTCGGCACGCGTCGGCTGAATCAGCGTTGGCAGCACCTTCATCACAAGCTTCGTAACCAGAATCTTGGGGATTGATGATATCGGAACGAACGATGCCGTCGCCGCAAATCGCCTCATTGCATGATCCAGTACATGCATCGGTATTGACTGTATTACCATCATCACAAGCTTCAGACCCTTCATGGGTTCCGTCGCCACAGATTGCAATCAGGCAGTCATTGGGACAATCGTCGAAGGTGTTGTTATTACCATCATCACATTGCTCATCGCCTTCAATAACGCCGTTGCCACAGAGGCTGAGCCGGCATGCAGAGCAGCCATCTCCGTCTATGTCGTTTCCGTCATCACATTCTTCGCCAGTGTCGGCAACGCCATCGCCGCAGCTTGGAAAAGTACAGTTGGTTCGGCAGCTGTCTGGCTCGGTATCGGAGAGGGAATCATCGCAGTCTTCGCCGCTGTCAACGACTTGGTCACCACACTTTGGCAGGGAGCAGTCTGTACGGCAGGCATCGGGTGTTGTGTTGGAGTTGGCCGCACCGGCATCGCAAGCTTCAAAACCCTCGGCCCCTGGAGTCGTAATATCGTTACGCTGAAAACCATCTCCGCATGAGGCTGGTTGGCATGTTGCAAGGCAACCGTCTTGGTTACTTAGGTTTCCGTCGTCGCAGACCTCGCCGGGTTCAACAACATCGTTGCCGCAACTCTCTGTTTGCTCGTAGGTGTCTTCAGTGGACTCGATAATTGCGGCTTCGCATCCGACCAGCACAAATGCCATCAGAATTACTTGCCAGGTTGAGTGTTGTCCCCGCATAAACCCCCCAGTCTAGCTCTCCAAGAAGTCTAGCAGATGCTGGGGGTGACGCCATGCAACTTGGCGGCTTTACGCTCTTTTTTCGGAAGAAGGGTCTTTAAATGAGGGTAGAGAGGTACGTAACAACGGCTTTAAGTTCAGCGGTTACGTGTTCAGCTTTTTCGGATACAGAATCCAAATTGTTGTGGGTTCTGGCTTGGGCCTCGATGGCCGCACAATGACTGGCAAGCTTTCCCGCTCCAACGTTCCCACTGCTCGATTTCATGGTGTGGGCCGTCCGAGCGACAAGCTCCACGTCTTGGGCAGCGATCGCCTGGAGTAGCTCTCCACCCAAGCGGGATGCGTCGTCTACGTAGGATTCAATCAAATCAGTGAAGAAATCAGGGGTATCTTCATCTGCAAGCTCCCTGAGGGTGTCTAATACGTCTACATCTACCGGGCATTCAGCTGATGTCATATGATTTTCTTCCTTCATTTTGTGCCCTTTAAACCTATCGCAAAGCCCGTTGCGACTAAAGACTTTCGGGGTGCTCTTCGCTTTTTATGAAATAAAACTCGCTCCAACCCCTGAATATCTAGTAAAGTTTTTGTGATTTCGTGCGTTAACGTGGTCCTATCGACTTCGGGGGTATACATGAGCGAACTCGGTCAGAGTCAGGGAGGGGATAGTTTGTCCCCAGGTATTATTCGTGCTTGCGTTATTGCAGCCATTGCGTTGGCTGGGGTGATGTACGGCACCGTCCAGATCACTTCTCCTTCAACCGTTGCTGAGGCCACCGCTGATGCCGATGAAGATTCGGACGACGATGAAGATGAAGATGAAGATGAAGACGACGAGGGTGAAGAAGAATCGAAGTCAGCCGATGCAGACGACAAGGAAAAGAGCAATACCGTGCCTTTGGCAGGACTCTTTATAGTAGGTCTTGTTTTAGTTTGCGGCGGCATTGTCAAATCCGCAAGTGACGGCTCTGACGGCGAAGAAATGGCTGAAGTGTTTGCTGCAGTTTCACGCGGTGACCTCCGATTTCAGGGTGCGGGCGGCGAGAATCAATCGCTCAACCTGGTTCGTGATGGTTTGAGCGGAGTACGTACTCTCGTTGAGACTGTCGCTAGCTCTAGTAATTCGTTGATGAGCTCCATTACTGAGTTGGCAGCAACCAGCGATAAGATGGCTGACGATGCGGCATCGTCCTCATCCGAAACGAGCCGACTATCGGCCACGGCATCTCAAGTGAGCGAAAACGTTCAAACGGTTGCTGTTGGTGTTGAAGAAATGGGCTCCAATATTAACGAGATTGCAATCAACGCTCGACAGGCATCGGAAGTTGCTCAGTCGGCAGTTGCTATTGCAGAGACCACAAAAGAGACGGTTAACCAGCTCGATATGACGAGTAAAGAAGTTGGCTCGGTTGTTAAAGTGATTAGTTCTATCGCTGAGCAAACGAACCTGCTTGCTTTGAACGCTACCATTGAGGCCGCGCGTGCGGGTGAAGCGGGTAAGGGTTTTGCGGTTGTTGCGACTGAGGTTAAGGAATTGGCCAAGGAAACGACGAAGGCAACAGAGTCGATTACTCAGCAAATCACGGCCATCCAAACAGATATGGATGGTGCGGTGACTGCAATTGGTCAGATTTTGGATATCATTACGCAAGTAAACGAATACCAAACAACCATTGCAACAGCTGTTCAGGAACAAACCATTACTGCTCAAGAAATGGGGCGGCACTTGCATGAAGCAGCGGGTGGGACAACGGAGATCGCAAACAGCATTTCACACGTTGCTGGAACGGTTGAGGAGACTGTGGATGCAGCAGGTCGTGCACGCGATGCTGCGAATAACATCTCAGGGTCTTGTGAGCAGCTTCAGCGCATGTCGAATGAGTTCATGACGTGACCTGTAAAAATCAGAAATAAAAAAGAGGGCCATTGGCCCTCTTTTTTTTGCTTACTTACTGAGCTTAGAAGCGAATTTTCTTGGCCATAATCTCATCGTAGCGTTTTTTGGTTAGCTTTTGATAAGAATCGCTGCCAGGCAACCAAGCATAGACCGGGTCTTTGAGTTGGTTTACATCAAAGCCTTGCTCCTTGAGATCCACCTTACGATGTTTGAAAGTACCCGTTACTTCGAGTTCTGAACGAAGCCGAATAAAGATTGGGAGGGCATAAGCAGGAAGCGAGGACTGTAGGCTCTCGCTCAGGGCTTTGGCATCAAATTCCTTTAGGGCCACATTTAGAACCAGTGATATCATCCCTGCGCGGCCATCGGTGCCTGGAATCTCAACCCCGTAGGTAGTGGCTTCTTCGGCCTGATAGAACCCGTTAGCGACCTCATCCACTTCAGTGGTTGAGACGTTCTCGCCTTTCCAGCGAAAGGTGTCACCTAAACGGTCTACAAACTGAGCGTGTCGAAAGCCCATGTCTTTGAGAAGGTCGCCGGAGTTGAACCAGAGGTCACCTTCGTCAAATACATCTCTGAATAGTTTTTTCTCACTGGCTTCTTTATTCGTGTAACCATCGAATGGCGTTTTTTTGGTCACTTGGCCAAGAAGAAGTCCAGTTTCACCTTTTCCAACTTTAATAAATCGTCCGTTGCTGTCGCGCAGCGGCTCATCCTTATCAATATCGTATTTTACAATCGCATAGGGCAGTGGACAGAAGCCGATGGTGCAATTGAGGTTGAAGAGGTTGATAAAGGCAATGTTGCCCTCACTGGCACCATAAAATTCATAAACCTCTGGGATATCAAACCGCTCTTTAAATTCCATCCATACATCAGGACGGAGTCCGTTACCGACAATACGCCGTACCGGGTTGTGAGCATCGTCTGGACGCCGGGGTTGGTTCAGGAGGTAGCGGCACAATTCACCGATGTAGCATACGGCGACGGCATTGAATTTTCGGGTATCATTCCAGAACTGACTCACGCTGAACTTTCGACGAAGGGCTATCGCAGCTCCGCCTGCGGACGCTGAGGACCATGCGACGGTCAGGGCGTTGTTGTGATAAAGCGGAAGCGCCGTGTAGATTGCCTCACCAGGTTTGAGCCTTAGGGCACAGAAACCAAAACCAGCCGATGCCTTAACCCACCTGAAGTGCGTCATGATAGATGCCTTCGGAAGCCCAGTCGTGCCTGATGTGAAGATATAAAAGCATGGGTCCTTCATCTTCACTCGGCCCGTTGTGAGCGGATTGTCGCTCGAGGCTCGGTCGCTTACGGCGTTGAGATCGATGAAGTCTTCAGGAACATCCATTTTTCCGGTATCAGGCAAGAAGAAGAGCGGGGTGTTCTCGCGGGGTACGTCGTTGAGGACTTCGGAGAACGCGGTATAGAGTTCTTCGCCAACGATATACGCGCGCGGTTTTGAGAGCTCGATGCTGTGAATTAAAGCTTCGCGGCGCTGATTGGTGTTGATAAGTGATGCGACCGCTCCAAGCTTAGCGAGTGCTCCAACCGAGACCAGCACTTCTGGGCGGTTCTCAAGCAAAACCACAACGACATCACCCTTACGGATGCCCTCTGACGCAAGGTAGTTTGCGTACCGGTTGACCCAGGCATTGAATGTTGAGTGGCTAAAGCTTTGATTTTCGTAAAGCACAGCCGGGAAGTGTGGGTGGTCAATGGCGTTGCGTTCGATATAGGAACCGATGGAGAGTTCCTCTTCTTGGTCCGTTTTTCTCAGGTATTTGAGTCCCTCAATAACGGATGGAAGCTTTTTGACGACCATTTCGACCCGGGAACGGACCGCTGGTAGCTCTTCGATGATAGATTGAATCTGCATAATTATCCCCCTTTAATGGGGAGCGTAGACGGGCTAACGCGAGGCGTCAACAAAAATCCGTGGAATGCGCTTAGTGCCTGGAATTGTTTGCTGATTTAGGGGCTAAGTTTCGCTGGAAATTAAGCGAACGACTTCATGAACTTCCTGGAGACTTTTGTCGTCCATGTTCTCGCTGATGTAGCTGCTCATCTCGGGCGATAATTCACCTGTATCGGGCGATATCGCAATGGTTTCAAAGACCATTTTAAAGTGCTGCACAGTGAACTCCCAGCTGGCCTCACCATCAGCATCGGTCATGGAATCGATGGCTGAAAGTTGGCTGTTCACCATGCGAATGAACCACTGCTTTCGTTTTTCGTACATCGTGAGCCGCAAGAGGGCTCGGCTGTAGATATCAGCAACAACGTCAGTAACAGCTTGGTCAGCGTAAAGTTCGTCCCAGAATTCAAGCTTGCCCAGATCTTCGGGGCTGGTTCTGTTTTTGACGAGTGTCGACTCGCAGACCGCCTGCGCATGCTCATAGCGTTCACCACCTACCATCAGCCGCAGGGCAATGAAAAATCCAGGCAGCATGCGGCGCGAGAGGGCGCCCTCAGCTAAGCTCTGATCGGGTGCGGTATCGAATAGATGTGCAAAAGGTTGAACCAACGCACGCGTGAAGGGGTCTCGAACATACTTGACGACTTGGTCAGGACCAATCAAACCTCGAAGAAGCTTAGGCATCAACCCCGGTACATTACGCAGAGCAGCCATCACTTCTCGAACATCAATCGCCCCAAGACCGGCGCCACGATGCTCGGAATGCGCTACCAAAA is a genomic window containing:
- a CDS encoding Hpt domain-containing protein, whose amino-acid sequence is MKEENHMTSAECPVDVDVLDTLRELADEDTPDFFTDLIESYVDDASRLGGELLQAIAAQDVELVARTAHTMKSSSGNVGAGKLASHCAAIEAQARTHNNLDSVSEKAEHVTAELKAVVTYLSTLI
- a CDS encoding long-chain-acyl-CoA synthetase produces the protein MQIQSIIEELPAVRSRVEMVVKKLPSVIEGLKYLRKTDQEEELSIGSYIERNAIDHPHFPAVLYENQSFSHSTFNAWVNRYANYLASEGIRKGDVVVVLLENRPEVLVSVGALAKLGAVASLINTNQRREALIHSIELSKPRAYIVGEELYTAFSEVLNDVPRENTPLFFLPDTGKMDVPEDFIDLNAVSDRASSDNPLTTGRVKMKDPCFYIFTSGTTGLPKASIMTHFRWVKASAGFGFCALRLKPGEAIYTALPLYHNNALTVAWSSASAGGAAIALRRKFSVSQFWNDTRKFNAVAVCYIGELCRYLLNQPRRPDDAHNPVRRIVGNGLRPDVWMEFKERFDIPEVYEFYGASEGNIAFINLFNLNCTIGFCPLPYAIVKYDIDKDEPLRDSNGRFIKVGKGETGLLLGQVTKKTPFDGYTNKEASEKKLFRDVFDEGDLWFNSGDLLKDMGFRHAQFVDRLGDTFRWKGENVSTTEVDEVANGFYQAEEATTYGVEIPGTDGRAGMISLVLNVALKEFDAKALSESLQSSLPAYALPIFIRLRSELEVTGTFKHRKVDLKEQGFDVNQLKDPVYAWLPGSDSYQKLTKKRYDEIMAKKIRF
- a CDS encoding methyl-accepting chemotaxis protein codes for the protein MAEVFAAVSRGDLRFQGAGGENQSLNLVRDGLSGVRTLVETVASSSNSLMSSITELAATSDKMADDAASSSSETSRLSATASQVSENVQTVAVGVEEMGSNINEIAINARQASEVAQSAVAIAETTKETVNQLDMTSKEVGSVVKVISSIAEQTNLLALNATIEAARAGEAGKGFAVVATEVKELAKETTKATESITQQITAIQTDMDGAVTAIGQILDIITQVNEYQTTIATAVQEQTITAQEMGRHLHEAAGGTTEIANSISHVAGTVEETVDAAGRARDAANNISGSCEQLQRMSNEFMT